From one Candidatus Deferrimicrobiaceae bacterium genomic stretch:
- a CDS encoding type II toxin-antitoxin system death-on-curing family toxin, producing the protein MTRRVRWIPDAAVRAMHQELIAEHGGRPGIRDLGLLSSALARPRNRSLYGASRSLFDLAAAHGVAIAANHPFVDGNKRVALAVMYVFLEMNGYRLEAPETEAVDVMIRLAAGELDEPGLSAWLKEHSVPK; encoded by the coding sequence GTGACGCGCCGCGTCCGCTGGATCCCCGATGCGGCCGTCCGGGCGATGCACCAGGAGCTGATCGCGGAGCACGGGGGAAGGCCGGGAATCCGGGACCTCGGATTGCTCTCCTCCGCCCTGGCGCGCCCCCGGAACAGAAGTCTCTACGGCGCCTCCCGTTCCCTGTTCGACCTCGCTGCGGCGCACGGCGTCGCGATCGCCGCGAACCATCCTTTCGTCGACGGGAACAAACGGGTCGCCCTCGCCGTCATGTATGTGTTCCTGGAGATGAACGGGTACCGCCTGGAAGCACCCGAAACGGAAGCGGTGGACGTCATGATTCGCCTGGCGGCCGGGGAGCTCGATGAGCCCGGCCTCTCCGCGTGGCTCAAGGAACACTCCGTCCCGAAGTAA
- a CDS encoding AbrB/MazE/SpoVT family DNA-binding domain-containing protein, with the protein MRKVKVRKVGNSLGAILPGEVAARLRVKEGDTLSVTETPDGIQLSPYDPDFEEAMKAFERGRARYRNAMRRLAK; encoded by the coding sequence ATGCGCAAGGTAAAGGTTCGCAAAGTGGGGAATTCCCTCGGGGCGATCCTGCCGGGGGAGGTCGCGGCGCGCCTACGCGTCAAGGAGGGGGACACCCTCTCGGTGACCGAGACCCCCGACGGGATCCAGCTTTCCCCGTACGACCCCGATTTTGAGGAGGCCATGAAGGCGTTCGAGCGGGGCAGGGCCCGGTACCGCAACGCGATGCGCCGGCTTGCGAAGTGA